One stretch of Ipomoea triloba cultivar NCNSP0323 chromosome 8, ASM357664v1 DNA includes these proteins:
- the LOC116027738 gene encoding uncharacterized protein LOC116027738 → MGTSASKRVGRYLNKSAEFNSACDSVYDDCLSLAQHAFDGVKPYQLVSATERLHSKLSDSIPLVAKWVKSAPTRDQVDKAFKAIRSDSSDSEAVLGNSEFREFAAEVFADAIASGAGQAVRTRVPIGVVGIAGIGILVKPGREFIAAAIGAYTLGVTTSIYLSLDV, encoded by the coding sequence ATGGGAACCTCGGCTTCTAAACGAGTCGGCCGCTACCTTAACAAATCGGCCGAGTTCAACTCAGCCTGCGACTCAGTCTACGACGACTGCCTCTCCCTCGCCCAGCACGCCTTCGACGGAGTCAAGCCTTACCAGCTCGTCTCCGCCACCGAGCGCCTCCACAGCAAGCTTAGCGACTCCATCCCTCTCGTCGCCAAATGGGTCAAATCCGCCCCGACCCGTGACCAGGTCGACAAGGCATTCAAGGCCATCAGATCCGACTCGTCGGACAGCGAGGCCGTGCTTGGGAACAGCGAGTTCAGAGAGTTCGCCGCGGAGGTTTTCGCTGACGCCATCGCTTCGGGCGCCGGGCAGGCGGTTCGGACGCGGGTTCCAATTGGAGTTGTGGGTATCGCTGGTATTGGGATTTTGGTGAAGCCCGGAAGGGAATTTATTGCGGCCGCCATTGGAGCGTACACGCTTGGTGTAACAACTTCTATTTACCTTAGCTTAGATGTCTAA